A genome region from Brassica oleracea var. oleracea cultivar TO1000 chromosome C2, BOL, whole genome shotgun sequence includes the following:
- the LOC106322597 gene encoding serine/arginine-rich-splicing factor SR34-like, with product MSSRSSRTIYVGNLPGDIREREVEDLFSKYGPVVQIGLKIPPRPPGYAFVEFEDPRDADDAIHGRDGYDFDGHCLRVELAHGGRRSSNDARSSYGRDGGDRGRGPSRRSEFRVLVSGLPSSASWQDLKDHMRKGGEVCFSQVYRDGRGTTGIVDYTSYEDMKYAIKKLDDTEFRNAFSRGYVRVREYDSRRDSKSPSRGRSYSKSRSRSRSRGRSHSRSRSRSRSRSRSRSPKAKSSRRSPAKSTSRSPRSRSKSRSPPPRGSRSRSTSPLPFVQKEASKSPSKLSPAKSPMRSRSKSRSRSPAR from the exons ATGAGCAGCCGTTCAAGTAGAACTATATACGTGGGGAACCTTCCAGGCGATATCCGGGAGAGAGAGGTTGAAGATTTGTTCAGTAAG TATGGACCTGTTGTTCAAATCGGTCTGAAGATCCCACCAAGGCCTCCTGGCTATGCCTTCGTCGAG TTTGAGGATCCTCGGGATGCTGATGATGCAATTCATGGTCGTGATGGATATGACTTTGACGGCCATTGTTTACGG GTGGAGCTAGCACATGGTGGGAGGCGTTCATCTAATGATGCTCGTAGTAGTTACGGTCGTGATGGTGGAGACCGTGGGCGTGGACCATCTAGGAGATCTGAGTTCCGTG TTCTTGTGTCAGGTTTGCCTTCATCTGCTTCCTGGCAAGACCTCAAG GATCACATGCGTAAAGGAGGAGAAGTCTGTTTCTCTCAAGTCTACCGTGATGGTAGAG GTACAACTGGAATTGTAGATTACACCAGCTACGAGGACATGAAGTATGCG ATTAAAAAGCTCGATGACACAGAGTTTAGGAATGCGTTTTCTCGTGGATATGTCCGG GTTCGAGAATATGATTCAAGGAGGGATTCGAAAAGCCCCAGCCGTGGAAGATCTTATTCTAAAAGCCGTAGCCGTAGTCGCAGCCGTGGGCGGAGCCACAGTCGTAGCCGCAGCAGAAGCAGGAGCAGGAGCAGGAGCAGGAGCCCAAAGGCTAAATCTTCCCGTAGATCGCCTGCAAAATCTACGTCTAGATCCCCTCGTTCCCGCTCAAAGTCAAGGTCACCACCTCCGCGAGG ATCTCGTTCAAGGTCAACATCTCCTCTGCCTTTT GTTCAGAAGGAAGCAAGTAAGAGCCCTAGCAAGCTGAGTCCAGCCAAGAGCCCTATGCGTAGCAGGAGCAAGAGCAGAAGCAGGAGTCCAGCTCG GTAA
- the LOC106324682 gene encoding uncharacterized protein OsI_027940-like, with product MSRHPEVKWAETTDKIFLTVVLADSKETKVNLLPEGVFDFSAKAGPENHVYELKLELHDKVNVDESKINIGVRSIFCIIEKAEPERWNKLIRGGKAPHYVKIDWDKWVDEDDEGSAGAGDMDMGGMGGMDFSSLAGMGGMPGMGGMPGLGGLGGMGGLEGLGGMGGMGDMEEFEDSDDEEETAKSGDKKDEAVKEEAKPVDVK from the exons ATGAG TCGTCATCCCGAAGTGAAGTGGGCAGAGACCACTGACAAGATTTTCCTCACCGTAGTGTTAGCTGATTCCAAGGAGACTAAAGTTAATCTCCTCCCAGAAGGAGTCTTTGATTTCTCTGCAAAAGCTGGTCCTGAAAACCACGTTTATGAGCTTAAACTCGAGCTTCACGATAAAGTCAACGTGGAT GAAAGCAAAATCAACATTGGAGTGAGAAGCATATTCTGCATAATAGAGAAGGCAGAGCCGGAAAGGTGGAACAAGCTAATCCGTGGAGGGAAAGCGCCACACTATGTCAAGATTGATTGGGACAAGTGGGTGGATGAGGACGATGAAGGCAGTGCTG GTGCTGGAGATATGGATATGGGAGGAATGGGTGGAATGGATTTCTCG AGCTTGGCCGGAATGGGTGGAATGCCCGGTATGGGTGGAATGCCCGGACTTGGAGGACTTGGCGGTATGGGTGGACTTGAAGGACTTGGCGGCATGGGAGGCATGGGAGACATGGAAGAGTTTGAAGACAGTGATGATGAAG AAGAAACAGCAAAATCAGGAGACAAGAAAGATGAAGCTGTTAAGGAGGAAGCGAAACCAGTAGATGTTAAGTGA